The following coding sequences lie in one Lolium perenne isolate Kyuss_39 chromosome 2, Kyuss_2.0, whole genome shotgun sequence genomic window:
- the LOC127335789 gene encoding casein kinase II subunit beta-1 has product MQRDRGVSATAGGAGERKRIGEAMDRSSPSTSWGFSGGRERDRIAAGKQPEVPRSGAGSTAMSKGKLSDGESDTDSEESDLSGSDGEDTSWISWFCSLRGNEFFCEVDDDYIQDDFNLCGLSGQVPYYEYALDLILDVESSHGDMFTEEQNELVESAAEMLYGLIHVRYILTSKGLAAMLDKYKNYDFGRCPRVHCSGQSCLPVGQSDIPRSSNVKIYCPKCEDLYYPRSKYQSNIDGAYFGTTFPHLFLMSYPHLKPQKPSQEYIPRVFGFKLHKQ; this is encoded by the exons ATGCAGAGAGACCGAGGCGTCTCGGCGACTGCTGGGGGCGCCGGCGAGAGGAAGCGGATAGGCGAGGCGATGGACAGGTCCTCTCCGTCAACGTCCTGGGGGTTCTCCGGCGGCCGCGAGAGGGACCGGATCGCCGCCGGGAAGCAGCCGGAGGTGCCACGCTCCGGCGCTGGATCCACCGCCATGTCCAAGGGCAAGCTGTCCGATG GAGAGTCAGATACGGACAGCGAAGAATCAGATTTGAGTGGTTCTGATGGAGAAGATACATCGTGGATTTCATGGTTCTGCAGCTTGCGGGGCAATGAGTTTTTCTGTGAAGTTGATGACGATTACATACAAGACGATTTCAATCTCTGTGGGCTGAGCGGTCAAGTTCCATATTATGAATATGCTCTTGATCTGATATTGGATGTTGAATCTTCACATG GTGACATGTTCACAGAAGAGCAAAATGAACTTGTTGAATCAGCTGCTGAGATGCTTTATGGATTGATTCATGTTCGATATATTCTTACAAGTAAAGGGTTGGCTGCAATG TTGGATAAGTACAAGAACTATGACTTTGGAAGATGTCCGAGAGTTCACTGCAGTGGTCAATCATGCCTCCCAGTTGGCCAATCAGACATTCCTCGTTCTAGCAATGTGAAGATTTACTGCCCAAAGTGCGAAGATCTCTACTATCCGAGATCCAAATATCAAAGCA ATATTGACGGAGCTTACTTTGGGACAACATTCCCTCACTTGTTTCTGATGTCGTACCCACACTTGAAGCCCCAGAAGCCGTCACAGGAATACATCCCCagagtttttggtttcaaacttcATAAGCAATAA